One window from the genome of Oryza glaberrima chromosome 3, OglaRS2, whole genome shotgun sequence encodes:
- the LOC127768715 gene encoding uncharacterized protein LOC127768715, which translates to MARVLPLSIEAGEMAMPRGEEVVTDMPSSSAVASGNGIEQPEQNTKDDEYERLVRPAHSVIADDNTVVLPEEPTSRSIWWMKVLLGCFLLILVSCVFVKWGVPFAFEKVLLPIMQWEASAFGRPVLAVVLVASLALFPVILVPSGPSMWLAGMIFGYGWGFLIIMVGTTIGMVVPYWIGSLFRERLHAWLKRWPQQIALIKLAGEGNWFQQFRVVALFRISPFPYTIFNYAVTVTEIKFNPYLCGSIAGMIPEAFIYIYSGRLIRTLADMKYGNYKMTPVEITYNAISFVIAVVLTVAFTVYAKRALNDIKESEGILTEEYGRSTGHKNPHQERSPSRPVPLDDVV; encoded by the exons ATGGCACGCGTCCTCCCCCTCAGCATCGAGGCGGGGGAGATGGCCATGCCCAG AGGTGAAGAGGTAGTTACAGACATGCCAAGCTCTTCCGCAGTGGCATCAGGCAACGGAATCGAACAACCTGAGCAAAACACAAAGGATGATGAATATGAAAGGCTGGTCAGACCAGCTCATAGTGTAATAGCTGATGATAACACGGTAGTCCTACCTGAAGAACCTACCTCAAGGTCCATTTGGTGGATGAAAGTTCTACTTGGCTGCTTCCTTCTTATATTAGTATCTTGTGTCTTCGTGAAATGGGGAGTCCCCTTTGCCTTCGAGAAG GTTCTCTTGCCAATCATGCAATGGGAAGCAAGTGCCTTTGGGCGTCCAGTTTTGGCTGTTGTTCTCGTTGCATCTTTAGCCCTCTTCCCAGTTATTTTAGTCCCTTCTGGACCTTCCATGTGGCTAGCTGGAATGATCTTTGGCTATGGTTGGGGTTTCTTGATTATTATGGTTGGGACTACTATAGGCATGGTGGTTCCATATTGGATTGGCTCATTGTTCCGCGAACGTCTGCAT GCATGGTTAAAAAGATGGCCTCAGCAGATAGCTCTAATAAAACTTGCTGGGGAAGGAAATTGGTTCCAGCAGTTTAGAGTTGTTGCACTATTCAGAATCTCGCCATTTCCATATACAATTTTTAACTACGCTGTAACTGTGACAGAAATCAAGTTCAACCCTTATCTATGTGGTTCAATTGCTGGAATGATACCCGAGGCGTTCATCTATATTTATAG CGGGCGGTTGATACGCACATTGGCTGACATGAAGTATGGCAACTACAAGATGACACCGGTGGAGATAACATACAACGCCATCTCGTTCGTCATCGCTGTCGTCCTCACGGTCGCCTTCACGGTGTACGCCAAGAGAGCTCTGAATGACATAAAAGAGTCGGAAGGTATTTTAACAGAAGAGTATGGCAGATCTACCGGCCACAAGAATCCCCATCAAGAGCGCTCTCCATCACGGCCTGTACCATTGGATGATGTTGTATGA